In one Mustela lutreola isolate mMusLut2 chromosome 8, mMusLut2.pri, whole genome shotgun sequence genomic region, the following are encoded:
- the CHD4 gene encoding chromodomain-helicase-DNA-binding protein 4 isoform X3 — protein sequence MASGLGSPSPCSAGSEEEDMDALLNNSLPPPHPENEEDPEEDLSEAETPKLKKKKKPKKPRDPKIPKSKRQKKERMLLCRQLGDSSGEGPEFVEEEEEVALRSDSEGSDYTPGKKKKKKLGPKKEKKSKSKRKEEEEEDDDDDDSKEPKSSAQLLEDWGMEDIDHVFSEEDYRTLTNYKAFSQFVRPLIAAKNPKIAVSKMMMVLGAKWREFSTNNPFKGSSGASVAAAAAAAVAVVESMVTATEVAPPPPPVEVPIRKAKTKEGKGPNARRKPKGSPRIPDAKKPKPKKVAPLKIKLGGFGSKRKRSSSEDDDLDVESDFDDASINSYSVSDGSTSRSSRSRKKLRTTKKKKKGEEEVTAVDGYETDHQDYCEVCQQGGEIILCDTCPRAYHMVCLDPDMEKAPEGKWSCPHCEKEGIQWEAKEDNSEGEEILEEVGGDPEEEDDHHMEFCRVCKDGGELLCCDTCPSSYHIHCLNPPLPEIPNGEWLCPRCTCPALKGKVQKILIWKWGQPPSPTPVPRPPDADPNTPSPKPLEGRPERQFFVKWQGMSYWHCSWVSELQLELHCQVMFRNYQRKNDMDEPPSGDFGGDEEKSRKRKNKDPKFAEMEERFYRYGIKPEWMMIHRILNHSVDKKGHVHYLIKWRDLPYDQASWESEDVEIQDYDLFKQSYWNHRELMRGEEGRPGKKLKKVKLRKLERPPETPTVDPTVKYERQPEYLDATGGTLHPYQMEGLNWLRFSWAQGTDTILADEMGLGKTVQTAVFLYSLYKEGHSKGPFLVSAPLSTIINWEREFEMWAPDMYVVTYVGDKDSRAIIRENEFSFEDNAIRGGKKASRMKKEASVKFHVLLTSYELITIDMAILGSIDWACLIVDEAHRLKNNQSKFFRVLNGYSLQHKLLLTGTPLQNNLEELFHLLNFLTPERFHNLEGFLEEFADIAKEDQIKKLHDMLGPHMLRRLKADVFKNMPSKTELIVRVELSPMQKKYYKYILTRNFEALNARGGGNQVSLLNVVMDLKKCCNHPYLFPVAAMEAPKMPNGMYDGSALIRASGKLLLLQKMLKNLKEGGHRVLIFSQMTKMLDLLEDFLEHEGYKYERIDGGITGNMRQEAIDRFNAPGAQQFCFLLSTRAGGLGINLATADTVIIYDSDWNPHNDIQAFSRAHRIGQNKKVMIYRFVTRASVEERITQVAKKKMMLTHLVVRPGLGSKTGSMSKQELDDILKFGTEELFKDEATDGGGDNKEGEDSSVIHYDDKAIERLLDRNQDETEDTELQGMNEYLSSFKVAQYVVREEEMGEEEEVEREIIKQEESVDPDYWEKLLRHHYEQQQEDLARNLGKGKRIRKQVNYNDGSQEDRDWQDDQSDNQSDYSVASEEGDEDFDERSEAPRRPSRKGLRNDKDKPLPPLLARVGGNIEVLGFNARQRKAFLNAIMRYGMPPQDAFTTQWLVRDLRGKSEKEFKAYVSLFMRHLCEPGADGAETFADGVPREGLSRQHVLTRIGVMSLIRKKVQEFEHVNGRWSMPELAEVEENKKMSQPGSPSPKTPTPSTPGDTQPNTPAPAPPAEDGIKIEENSLKEEESAEGEKEVKSAAPEATVECTQPPAPASEDEKVLVEPPEGEEKVEKAEVKERTEEPMETEPKGVADVEKVEEKSAVDLTPIVVEDKEEKKEEEEKKEVMLQNGETPKDLNDEKQKKNIKQRFMFNIADGGFTELHSLWQNEERAATVTKKTYEIWHRRHDYWLLAGIINHGYARWQDIQNDPRYAILNEPFKGEMNRGNFLEIKNKFLARRFKLLEQALVIEEQLRRAAYLNMSEDPSHPSMALNTRFAEVECLAESHQHLSKESMAGNKPANAVLHKVLKQLEELLSDMKADVTRLPATIARIPPVAVRLQMSERNILSRLANRAPEPTPQQVAQQQ from the exons TCTGCTCAGCTTCTGGAAGACTGGGGCATGGAAGACATTGACCATGTGTTCTCAGAGGAGGATTATCGCACCCTCACCAACTACAAGGCCTTCAGCCAGTTTGTCCG ACCCCTCATTGCTGCCAAAAACCCCAAGATTGCTGTCTCCAAGATGAtgatggttttgggtgcaaaGTGGCGTGAGTTCAGCACCAACAATCCCTTCAAAGGCAGTTCCGGGGCTTCTGTggcggcagcagcagcggcagcagtgGCTGTGGTGGAGAGCATGGTGACGGCCACTGAAGTTGCACCACCTCCTCCGCCTGTGGAGGTGCCGATCCGCAAGGCCAAGACCAAGGAGGGCAAAG GTCCCAATGCTCGGAGGAAGCCCAAGGGCAGCCCTCGTATACCTGATGCCAAGAAGCCTAAACCTAAGAAAGTAGCTCCTCTGAAAATCAAGCTGGGAGGTTTTGGTTCTAAGCGTAAGAGATCCTCG AGTGAGGATGATGACTTAGATGTGGAGTCTGACTTCGATGATGCCAGCATCAATAGCTATTCCGTTTCTGATGGTTCTACCAGCCGCAGTAGCCGCAGCCGCAAGAAACTCCgaaccactaaaaagaaaaagaaag GCGAGGAGGAGGTGACTGCTGTGGATGGTTATGAGACAGACCACCAGGACTATTGCGAGGTGTGCCAGCAAGGCGGTGAGATCATCCTGTGTGATACCTGTCCCCGAGCCTACCACATGGTCTGCCTGGATCCGGATATGGAGAAGGCTCCCGAGGGCAAGTGGAGCTGTCCACATTGC GAGAAGGAAGGCATCCAGTGGGAGGCTAAAGAAGACAATTCAGAGGGTGAGGAGATCCTGGAAGAGGTTGGAGGAGACCCTGAAGAGGAGGATGACCACCATATGGAATTCTGTCGTGTCTGTAAAGATGGTGGGGAGCTGCTCTGCTGTGACACCTGTCCTTCATCCTACCACATCCACTGCCTGAACCCCCCACTTCCAGAGATTCCTAATGGTGAATGGCTCTGTCCCCGTTGTACG tgTCCAGCGCTTAAGGGCAAAGTTCAGAAGATTCTAATCTGGAAATGGGGGCAGCCACCATCTCCCACACCAGTGCCTCGACCTCCAGATGCTGATCCCAATACTCCCTCTCCCAAGCCCCTGGAGGGGAGGCCAGAGCGGCAGTTCTTTGTGAAATGGCAAGGCATGTCTTACTGGCACTGCTCCTGGGTGTCTGAACTGCAG TTGGAGCTGCATTGTCAAGTGATGTTCCGAAACTATCAGCGGAAGAATGATATGGACGAACCACCTTCCGGGGACTTTGGTGGTGATGAAGAGAAGAGCCGGAAGCGTAAGAACAAAGACCCTAAATTTGCAGAGATGGAGGAACGTTTCTATCGCTATGGCATAAAACCTGAGTGGATGATGATCCACCGAATTCTCAACCACAG TGTGGACAAGAAGGGCCATGTCCACTACTTGATCAAGTGGCGGGACTTGCCCTACGATCAGGCATCCTGGGagagtgaggatgtggagatacAGGACTATGATCTGTTCAAGCAGAGCTACTGGAACCACAG GGAGTTAATGAGGGGTGAGGAAGGACGACCAGGCAAGAAGCTCAAGAAGGTGAAGCTGAGGAAGTTGGAGAGGCCTCCTGAAACTCCTACAGTGGAT CCGACAGTGAAGTATGAGCGGCAGCCAGAGTATCTGGACGCTACTGGTGGAACCCTGCACCCCTATCAGATGGAGGGCTTGAACTGGTTGCGCTTCTCCTGGGCTCAAGGCACCGATACTATCTTGGCTGATGAGATGGGCCTTGGGAAGACTGTCCAGACAGCAGTCTTCCTTTATTCTCTCTATAAGGAG GGCCATTCCAAAGGCCCCTTCCTAGTGAGTGCCCCTCTTTCTACAATCATCAACTGGGAGCGGGAGTTTGAAATGTGGGCTCCAGATATGTATGTGGTGACCTACGTGGGTGACAAAGACAGCCGTGCCATCATCCGAGAGAATGAGTTCTCCTTTGAAGACAACGCCATTCGTGGTGGCAAGAAAGCCTCTCGCATGAAG AAAGAGGCATCTGTGAAGTTCCACGTGCTGCTGACGTCCTATGAGCTGATAACCATCGACATGGCCATCTTGGGCTCCATTGACTGGGCCTGCCTGATTGTGGATGAGGCACACCGGCTCAAGAACAACCAGTCCAAG TTCTTCCGGGTGTTAAATGGTTACTCACTCCAACACAAGCTGTTGCTGACCGGGACTCCGTTACAAAACAATCTGGAAGAATTGTTTCATCTGCTCAACTTTCTAACCCCCGAGAGGTTCCA cAATttggaaggcttcttggaggagttTGCCGACATTGCCAAGGAGGACCAGATTAAAAAACTGCATGACATGCTGGGCCCTCATATGTTGCGGCGGCTCAAAGCTGATGTGTTCAAGAATATGCCATCTAAGACAGAATTGATTGTGCGTGTGGAGCTGAGCCCTATGCAGAA GAAATACTATAAGTACATCCTTACTCGAAATTTTGAAGCACTCAATGCTCGGGGTGGTGGCAACCAGGTGTCTTTGCTCAACGTGGTGATGGATCTGAAGAAGTGCTGTAACCACCCATACCTCTTCCCTGTGGCCGCGATG GAAGCCCCTAAAATGCCCAATGGCATGTATGATGGCAGTGCCCTAATCCGAGCATCTGGTAAATTATTGCTGCTACAGAAGATGCTCAAGAACCTCAAGGAGGGTGGGCACCGCGTTCTCATCTTCTCTCAG ATGACCAAGATGCTGGACCTGTTGGAGGATTTTTTGGAACATGAAGGTTATAAGTATGAACGAATTGATGGTGGGATCACCGGGAACATGCGGCAAGAGGCCATTGACCGCTTCAATG CACCTGGTGCTCAACAGTTCTGCTTCTTGCTTTCCACTCGAGCTGGGGGCCTTGGAATCAATCTGGCCACTGCCGACACAGTTATTATCTATGACTCTGACTGGAACCCTCATAATGACATCCAG GCTTTTAGCAGAGCTCACCGTATTGGGCAGAATAAGAAGGTGATGATATATCGGTTTGTGACCCGTGCGTCTGTGGAGGAACGCATCACGCAGGTGGCAAAGAAGAAGATGATGCTGACGCATCTAGTGGTTCGGCCTGGGCTGGGCTCCAAGACTGGATCCATGTCCAAACAGGAGCTTGATGACATCCTCAAGTTTGGCACTGAGGAGCTATTTAAGGATGAAGCCACAGATGGAG GAGGAGACAACAAAGAGGGAGAAGATAGTAGTGTTATCCACTATGATGACAAGGCCATTGAACGACTTCTGGACCGTAATCAGGATGAGACAGAAGACACAGAACTGCAGGGCATGAATGAATATTTAAGCTCGTTCAAAGTGGCCCAGTACGTGGTGCGGGAAGAAGAGATGGGG gaggaagaggaggtagaACGAGAAATcataaaacaggaagaaagtgTGGATCCTGACTACTGGGAGAAATTGCTGCGGCACCATTATGAGCAGCAGCAAGAAGATCTAGCCCGAAATCTgggcaaaggaaaaagaatccgTAAACAGGTCAACTACAATGATGGCTCCCAGGAGGACCGAG atTGGCAGGACGACCAGTCCGACAACCAGTCCGATTATTCAGTGGCCTCAGAGGAAGGTGATGAAGACTTTGATGAACGTTCAGAAG CTCCCCGCAGGCCCAGTCGTAAGGGCCTGCGGAATGATAAAGATAAGCCATTGCCTCCTCTGTTGGCCCGTGTTGGTGGAAATATTGAA GTACTTGGTTTTAATGCTCGTCAGCGAAAAGCCTTTCTTAATGCAATTATGCGATATGGGATGCCTCCTCAGGATGCTTTTACCACCCAGTGGCTTGTGAGAGATCTGCGAGGCAAATCAGAGAAAGAGTTCAA GGCTTATGTATCTCTTTTCATGAGACATTTATGTGAGCCAGGAGCAGATGGGGCTGAGACCTTTGCTGATGGTGTCCCCCGAGAAGGCCTGTCTCGCCAGCATGTCCTTACTAGGATTGGTGTCATGTCCTTGATTCGAAAGAAG GTTCAGGAGTTTGAACATGTCAATGGGCGCTGGAGCATGCCTGAACTTGCTGaagtagaagaaaacaagaaaatgtccCAGCCAGGGTCTCCTTCTCCAAAGACTCCTACACCCTCCACTCCAGGAGATACACAACCCAAtacccctgcacctgccccaccTGCTG AGGATGGGATAAAAATAGAGGAGAATAGCCTCAAAGAAGAAGAGAgtgcagaaggagaaaaggaggttAAGTCTGCAGCCCCAGAGGCCACTGTTGAG tgtacacaaccccctgcccctgcctcagaAGATGAAAAAGTCCTTGTTGAACCtcctgagggagaggagaaagtagAAAAGGCAGAGGTGAAGGAGAGAACAGAGGAACCGATGGAAACAGAGCCCAAAG GTGTTGCTGACGTGGAGAAGGTAGAGGAGAAGTCAGCAGTAGATCTGACCCCCATTGTGGTAGAGGACAAAG aagagaagaaagaagaagaagagaaaaaagaggtgATGCTTCAGAATGGAGAGACCCCCAAGGACCTGAATGatgagaagcagaagaaaaatattaaacagcGTTTCATGTTCAACATCGCAGATGGTGGTTTTACTG AGTTACACTCCCTTTGGCAGAATGAGGAGCGGGCAGCCACTGTCACCAAGAAGACTTATGAGATCTGGCATCGGCGGCATGACTACTGGCTGCTGGCTGGCATCATAAA CCATGGCTATGCCCGGTGGCAGGACATCCAGAATGACCCACGCTATGCTATCCTCAATGAACCTTTCAAGGGTGAAATGAATCGTGGCAATTTCTTAGAGATCAAGAATAAGTTTCTAGCCCGAAGGTTCAAG cttttaGAACAAGCCCTGGTGATCGAGGAACAGCTGCGTCGGGCAGCTTACCTGAACATGTCAGAGGACCCCTCTCACCCCTCCATGGCCCTAAACACACGCTTTGCTGAGGTGGAGTGTTTGGCGGAGAGTCACCAGCACCTGTCCAAGGAGTCAATGGCAGGAAACAAGCCAGCCAATGCGGTCCTGCACAAAG TTCTGAAACAGCTAGAAGAACTGCTGAGTGACATGAAAGCCGATGTGACTCGACTCCCAGCTACTATTGCCCGGATTCCCCCAGTTGCCGTGAGGCTACAGATGTCAGAGCGTAACATCCTCAGCCGTCTGGCAAACCGAGCACCTGAACCTACTCCACAGCAG GTGGCCCAACAGCAGTGA